A region of Subdoligranulum variabile DNA encodes the following proteins:
- the tsaB gene encoding tRNA (adenosine(37)-N6)-threonylcarbamoyltransferase complex dimerization subunit type 1 TsaB, whose translation MNILAVDTAGKTAAVAVVRDDTLLYETQCNNGLTHSETLLPMIDTALRACGLTVEDLDLLAATNGPGSFTGLRIGLSVIKGLALPWQIPCAPVSTMAALAYGMAGQGTVIGAQDARRGQVYWAAFDLESHQRLTPDAAEPVTALEEFVQNCKKPLFFVGDGAALCYNTYEQVPGVTVCPPALQVLRGAGVALAARALWKQNGCVPPAELLPDYHRLSQAERERAEREKQQGETTNAI comes from the coding sequence ATGAATATACTGGCGGTTGATACCGCAGGCAAGACAGCGGCGGTTGCGGTTGTGCGCGACGATACCCTGTTGTATGAGACTCAGTGCAACAATGGCCTGACACACAGCGAGACGCTGCTGCCCATGATCGACACGGCGCTGCGTGCCTGCGGCCTGACGGTGGAGGACCTGGATCTGCTGGCCGCCACCAACGGTCCGGGCAGCTTTACGGGACTGCGCATTGGTTTGTCGGTGATCAAGGGGTTGGCGTTGCCGTGGCAGATCCCCTGCGCACCGGTGTCCACCATGGCGGCGCTGGCCTACGGCATGGCGGGGCAGGGAACGGTGATCGGTGCCCAGGACGCCCGCCGCGGGCAGGTCTACTGGGCGGCTTTCGATCTGGAAAGCCACCAACGGCTGACCCCCGATGCAGCGGAGCCGGTGACGGCGCTGGAGGAATTTGTACAGAACTGTAAAAAACCGCTGTTTTTTGTTGGCGACGGCGCCGCTTTGTGTTACAATACCTATGAACAGGTGCCGGGCGTGACCGTTTGCCCGCCCGCGCTGCAGGTGCTGCGCGGAGCAGGGGTGGCGTTGGCCGCCAGAGCTTTGTGGAAACAGAACGGCTGTGTGCCGCCTGCCGAACTGCTGCCGGATTACCACCGGCTGAGCCAGGCAGAGCGGGAACGGGCCGAAAGAGAAAAACAACAGGGGGAAACGACCAATGCAATTTGA
- the rpiB gene encoding ribose 5-phosphate isomerase B yields the protein MQFDKPIALAADHGGYELKEAIKAHLDELGVAYEDFGTDSTASVDYPDYAVVGCKAVQDGRCALVILCCGTGVGMSMCANKMQGIRACCCSDTFSAELTRRHNNANALCLGGRVVGAGLACKIVDAFLNAEFEGGRHQTRIDKMMALQNQ from the coding sequence ATGCAATTTGACAAACCGATCGCACTGGCTGCCGACCATGGCGGCTACGAGCTGAAAGAGGCCATCAAGGCTCATTTGGATGAGCTGGGTGTGGCCTATGAGGACTTCGGCACCGATTCCACCGCCAGTGTGGATTACCCGGACTATGCCGTGGTGGGCTGCAAGGCCGTGCAGGATGGCCGCTGTGCGCTGGTGATTCTCTGCTGTGGTACCGGTGTGGGTATGTCCATGTGTGCCAACAAGATGCAGGGGATCCGTGCCTGCTGCTGCAGCGATACCTTCAGCGCCGAACTTACCCGCCGCCACAACAATGCCAATGCCCTGTGCCTGGGCGGCCGTGTGGTGGGGGCCGGTCTTGCCTGCAAGATCGTGGACGCCTTCCTCAACGCCGAGTTTGAAGGCGGCCGCCACCAGACGCGCATCGACAAGATGATGGCGCTGCAGAACCAGTAA
- the upp gene encoding uracil phosphoribosyltransferase, giving the protein MSVVEIVDHPLIQHKISLMRDRNTGTKEFRDLASEVAMLLCYEATRDLPTEEVEVETPIALARTKVLAGRKLALVPILRAGLGMVDGMLRLIPAAKVGHIGLYRDEESLKPVEYYCKLPSDINEREVIVLDPMLATGGSASDAITQIKKRGAKHIKFIGLIAAPEGMKALHEAHPDVDIYVGTLDEGLNDKGYIVPGLGDAGDRIFGTK; this is encoded by the coding sequence ATGAGCGTTGTCGAAATCGTAGATCATCCCCTGATTCAGCACAAAATCAGCCTGATGCGGGATCGCAATACCGGCACCAAGGAATTCCGTGATCTGGCCAGCGAAGTGGCCATGCTGCTTTGCTACGAGGCCACCCGTGACCTGCCCACCGAGGAAGTGGAAGTGGAAACGCCCATTGCCCTGGCCCGCACCAAGGTGCTGGCCGGACGCAAGCTGGCGCTGGTTCCCATTCTGCGCGCCGGTCTGGGCATGGTGGACGGCATGCTGCGCCTGATCCCCGCCGCCAAGGTGGGCCACATCGGTCTGTACCGTGACGAAGAGTCCCTGAAGCCGGTGGAATACTACTGCAAGCTGCCCAGCGACATCAACGAGCGCGAAGTCATCGTGCTGGATCCCATGCTGGCCACCGGCGGCAGCGCCTCCGACGCTATCACCCAGATCAAGAAGCGCGGCGCCAAGCATATCAAGTTCATCGGCCTGATCGCGGCTCCCGAGGGCATGAAGGCCCTGCACGAAGCCCATCCCGACGTGGACATCTACGTGGGCACCCTGGACGAGGGCCTGAACGACAAGGGTTACATCGTTCCCGGCTTGGGCGACGCCGGCGACCGTATCTTCGGCACCAAGTAA
- a CDS encoding Crp/Fnr family transcriptional regulator: protein MDIQDLPATPLFRGLTAGEAQRALTALDARRQTFQKEELLLQAGHCITHMGLVLKGRVHIEHLDVWGSKTLLGQAGEGDLFAETYACLPQEALLVNVMAASDGEALFLAADRLLHPGSEPWLQRMAQNLLQIAARKNLGLARRNLYTAPKTIRGRVMAYFSALAVKNGGLRFTLPFDRQQLADFLGVDRSALSSTLSQMQRDGLLTLKQRTVELHTAPEDFSL from the coding sequence ATGGATATTCAGGATCTGCCCGCCACGCCGCTGTTCCGGGGTCTGACCGCCGGGGAAGCCCAGCGGGCGCTGACGGCCCTGGACGCCCGCCGCCAGACCTTTCAAAAGGAGGAGCTGCTGCTGCAGGCCGGGCATTGCATCACCCATATGGGTCTGGTACTGAAAGGCCGGGTACACATTGAACATCTGGACGTGTGGGGCAGCAAGACCCTGTTGGGGCAGGCCGGCGAGGGAGATCTGTTCGCCGAAACCTATGCCTGTCTGCCCCAGGAGGCCTTGCTGGTCAACGTGATGGCCGCCAGCGACGGGGAAGCGCTGTTTCTGGCCGCCGACCGGCTGCTGCATCCCGGCAGCGAACCCTGGCTGCAGCGGATGGCCCAGAACCTCTTGCAGATCGCCGCACGGAAAAACCTGGGCCTGGCACGGCGCAACCTGTACACCGCTCCCAAGACCATCCGCGGCCGGGTGATGGCCTATTTTTCGGCGCTGGCCGTCAAGAACGGCGGGCTTCGGTTCACCCTCCCTTTTGACCGGCAGCAGCTGGCGGATTTTCTGGGGGTGGACCGCAGTGCCCTGAGCAGCACCCTCTCCCAGATGCAGCGGGACGGGCTGCTGACTCTGAAGCAGCGCACGGTGGAACTCCATACCGCGCCGGAGGATTTTTCCCTCTGA
- a CDS encoding ATP-binding protein — protein sequence MKRRIIQIDEAKCNGCGACAAACHEGAIAMVDGKARLMRDDYCDGLGDCLPTCPTGAITFVEREAVPYDEAAVLAAKQRKAQAAGSCPGSAAHALHAGCPGSRAQVFAGGAEEPAAPTAAPSRLRQWPVQIKLVPIEAPFFDGAKLLIAADCTAYAYAAFHERFIRGHITLVGCPKLDSVDYSEKLTEILRRNDIREVTVVRMEVPCCGGLENAAKRALQASGKFIPWQVVTISTDGRILD from the coding sequence ATGAAACGACGGATCATTCAGATTGATGAAGCCAAGTGCAACGGCTGTGGTGCCTGTGCAGCTGCCTGCCACGAGGGTGCCATCGCCATGGTGGACGGCAAAGCCCGCCTGATGCGGGATGACTACTGTGACGGACTGGGTGACTGCCTGCCCACTTGCCCCACCGGTGCCATCACCTTTGTGGAACGGGAGGCCGTTCCCTACGATGAGGCCGCGGTGCTGGCTGCCAAGCAGCGCAAGGCCCAGGCAGCCGGCAGCTGCCCCGGCAGTGCAGCCCATGCCCTGCACGCAGGTTGCCCCGGCAGCCGGGCGCAGGTATTTGCGGGCGGTGCCGAAGAACCGGCGGCGCCCACTGCTGCGCCCAGCCGTCTGCGCCAGTGGCCGGTCCAGATCAAGCTGGTGCCTATCGAGGCGCCCTTCTTTGACGGTGCCAAGCTGCTCATCGCGGCGGACTGCACGGCCTACGCCTATGCAGCCTTCCATGAGCGGTTCATCCGTGGACATATCACACTGGTGGGCTGCCCCAAGCTGGACAGTGTGGACTACAGCGAGAAGCTGACCGAGATTCTGCGCCGCAATGATATCCGGGAAGTGACGGTGGTGCGGATGGAGGTGCCCTGCTGCGGCGGGCTGGAGAATGCCGCCAAGCGGGCACTGCAGGCCAGCGGCAAGTTTATTCCGTGGCAGGTGGTGACGATCTCCACCGACGGTCGGATCCTGGATTGA
- a CDS encoding carboxymuconolactone decarboxylase family protein produces MEDRIQRCAEKFGMLFGAAPAGEEGTDPEFMKILQRFIFGEVCYTGELSDEDRELVTVTVLAVNQTLPQLKAHVGAALNAGCTPVAIREAVYQCAPFIGFPKTLNAIAAMNEAFTAAGIALPLEPQGTVTEETRYETGLAVQAPLYGTEIADRYRDLPEVYAEAIPRFLTEFCFGDFASRNGLDEARRELLTVVMLAALGGAEVQVKAHVLGAEKAGNSRDRILAALVHAMPYMGIPRLFNALNAARAVWVQQA; encoded by the coding sequence ATGGAAGATCGTATCCAACGCTGCGCGGAAAAATTCGGTATGCTGTTTGGCGCTGCTCCGGCCGGAGAGGAAGGCACCGATCCCGAATTTATGAAGATTTTGCAGCGCTTTATTTTTGGGGAAGTCTGCTATACCGGCGAACTCAGCGATGAGGACCGGGAACTGGTCACGGTGACGGTGCTGGCCGTCAACCAGACGCTGCCCCAGCTCAAGGCCCATGTGGGGGCGGCGCTCAACGCGGGCTGCACGCCGGTGGCCATCCGGGAAGCGGTCTATCAGTGCGCTCCCTTCATCGGGTTCCCCAAGACCCTCAATGCCATCGCGGCGATGAACGAGGCGTTCACGGCGGCTGGAATTGCGCTGCCCCTGGAACCCCAGGGCACGGTGACCGAGGAAACACGGTATGAAACCGGCCTGGCGGTCCAGGCGCCGCTCTACGGCACCGAGATCGCCGACCGGTACCGGGATCTGCCGGAGGTCTATGCCGAGGCCATCCCGCGGTTCCTGACGGAATTCTGCTTCGGGGATTTTGCCAGCCGCAACGGTCTTGACGAGGCCCGGCGGGAACTGCTGACGGTAGTCATGCTGGCGGCTCTGGGCGGTGCCGAGGTACAGGTCAAGGCCCATGTGCTGGGCGCTGAAAAGGCAGGCAACAGCCGCGACCGTATCCTGGCCGCTCTGGTTCATGCCATGCCTTACATGGGCATCCCGCGGCTGTTCAATGCGCTGAACGCCGCGCGGGCTGTCTGGGTCCAGCAGGCGTAA
- a CDS encoding PFL family protein, whose protein sequence is MRILNSGDILETIEMLTAENLDVRTVTMGISLLDCIDPDGDKACEKIYNKIVRLAGNLVPVVDGISAEYGVPIVNKRISVTPIAMLLGAAPDADPVAYAKALDRAAKAVGVNFIGGFGALVHKGFSAGDKRLIEAIPRALAETDLVCSSVNVGSTKSGINMDAVRLMGQVVRETAELTKDNMCMGDAKLVVFCNAPEDNPFMAGAFHGPGEPDCEIHVGVSGPGAVRAALAKLPKDAPMDEVAELVKRTAFKITRLGQLVANLASERLGVPAGIIDLSLAPTPAIGDSVANILEEMGLESCGCCGTTACLALLNDAVKKGGVMASNHVGGLSGAFIPVSEDDGMIQAANCGSLTLEKLEAMTAVCSVGIDMVVIPGDTSAEVISGLIADEAAIGMVNSKTTAVRVIPAIGHKAGDVLDFGGLLGHAPIMPISQYSPAVMIHRGGRIPAPMQALKN, encoded by the coding sequence ATGAGAATTCTGAACAGCGGCGATATCCTCGAGACCATCGAGATGCTGACCGCCGAAAATCTGGATGTACGTACCGTCACCATGGGCATCAGCCTGCTGGACTGCATCGATCCCGACGGCGACAAAGCCTGTGAGAAGATCTACAACAAGATCGTCCGGCTGGCCGGCAATCTGGTCCCTGTGGTGGACGGCATCAGCGCCGAGTACGGTGTGCCCATCGTCAACAAGCGCATCAGCGTGACCCCCATCGCCATGCTGCTGGGCGCCGCCCCCGACGCCGATCCCGTGGCCTACGCCAAGGCGCTGGACCGCGCCGCCAAGGCCGTGGGCGTCAACTTCATCGGCGGCTTCGGCGCGCTGGTCCACAAGGGCTTCTCCGCCGGAGACAAGCGACTGATCGAGGCCATCCCCCGCGCGCTGGCAGAGACCGACCTGGTCTGCTCCAGCGTCAACGTCGGTTCCACCAAGTCCGGCATCAACATGGATGCCGTCCGTCTGATGGGCCAGGTGGTCCGGGAAACCGCCGAACTGACCAAGGACAACATGTGCATGGGCGATGCCAAGCTCGTGGTATTCTGCAATGCGCCGGAGGACAACCCCTTCATGGCCGGCGCCTTCCATGGTCCCGGTGAGCCGGACTGTGAGATCCACGTGGGCGTTTCCGGTCCCGGCGCTGTGCGCGCTGCCCTGGCCAAACTGCCCAAGGACGCCCCCATGGACGAGGTGGCCGAACTGGTCAAACGCACCGCTTTCAAGATCACCCGTCTGGGTCAGCTGGTGGCCAACCTGGCCAGCGAACGGCTGGGCGTGCCCGCCGGCATCATCGACCTGTCCCTGGCCCCCACCCCGGCCATCGGCGACAGCGTGGCCAACATCCTGGAAGAGATGGGCCTGGAAAGCTGCGGCTGCTGCGGCACCACCGCCTGCCTGGCCCTGCTGAACGACGCCGTCAAAAAGGGTGGCGTCATGGCCTCCAACCACGTGGGCGGCCTGTCCGGCGCCTTCATTCCGGTATCGGAGGATGACGGCATGATCCAGGCCGCCAACTGTGGCAGCCTGACCCTGGAAAAGCTGGAAGCCATGACCGCCGTCTGCTCGGTAGGCATCGACATGGTGGTCATTCCCGGCGACACTTCGGCTGAAGTCATCAGCGGCCTCATCGCCGACGAAGCCGCCATCGGCATGGTCAACAGCAAGACCACCGCTGTGCGTGTGATCCCCGCCATCGGCCACAAGGCCGGGGACGTTCTGGACTTCGGCGGCCTGCTGGGCCACGCCCCCATCATGCCCATCAGCCAGTACAGCCCCGCCGTCATGATCCACCGCGGCGGACGCATCCCCGCCCCCATGCAGGCGCTGAAAAACTGA
- a CDS encoding ACT domain-containing protein, translating into MKAVITVIGRDTVGVVAKVSAVCAELNINIEDISQSIMQEMFCMIMLVSLNHCTADPAAVRDRFAALGEEMKMQVTVTRQEVFDAMHTI; encoded by the coding sequence ATGAAAGCTGTTATCACCGTCATCGGCCGCGACACCGTGGGCGTCGTCGCCAAGGTCAGCGCCGTCTGCGCCGAACTCAACATCAACATTGAAGATATCTCCCAGTCCATCATGCAGGAGATGTTCTGCATGATCATGCTGGTGAGCCTGAACCACTGCACCGCCGATCCCGCCGCTGTGCGCGACCGTTTTGCCGCACTGGGCGAAGAGATGAAGATGCAGGTCACCGTGACCCGCCAGGAAGTCTTTGACGCAATGCATACCATCTGA
- a CDS encoding DegV family protein, whose product MSKIGFLTDSSADIPQELAEKYGIEVIGFPINVDGTEYIERKDFTNDQFYQIMRDAQGVPTTAAITQLQWCEIYERYVDEGYTDLVHLSINSNGSSTYNNALKAVEMLAEERPGHKLRIQVLDSHTYSMVFGWHLCECARKVRNGGELSTCIDEMMYNLDCAEVCLAAYSLKQMKKSGRVSAAAAVVGDLLGIRPIISLNEGISKVEAKVRGDAAVPPAMVKWVASRVDNVRDMPYIVGYTSSKTKRDELVKLCKKTFGHAPLTTFQLGAAVSANTGPDAIAIAFKGKPRHLEAYAPQLP is encoded by the coding sequence ATGAGCAAAATCGGATTTTTGACGGACTCTTCCGCTGACATTCCGCAGGAACTTGCGGAAAAATACGGAATCGAAGTCATAGGGTTCCCCATCAATGTAGATGGCACCGAGTACATTGAACGCAAGGATTTCACCAACGACCAGTTCTATCAGATCATGCGGGACGCCCAGGGCGTCCCCACCACGGCGGCCATCACCCAGCTGCAGTGGTGCGAGATCTATGAGCGGTATGTGGACGAAGGCTACACCGATCTGGTGCACCTGAGCATCAACAGCAACGGTTCCAGCACCTACAACAATGCCCTGAAGGCAGTAGAGATGCTGGCCGAGGAACGTCCCGGCCACAAGCTGCGCATTCAGGTACTGGACAGCCACACCTATTCCATGGTGTTCGGCTGGCATCTGTGTGAGTGCGCCCGCAAGGTGCGCAACGGCGGAGAACTTTCCACCTGCATCGACGAAATGATGTACAACCTGGACTGCGCGGAGGTCTGCCTGGCCGCCTACAGCCTGAAACAGATGAAGAAATCCGGCCGCGTCAGCGCGGCAGCCGCCGTTGTGGGTGACCTGCTGGGCATCCGGCCCATCATCAGCCTGAACGAGGGCATCTCCAAGGTGGAGGCCAAGGTGCGCGGCGACGCGGCGGTCCCCCCTGCCATGGTCAAATGGGTGGCCAGCCGGGTGGACAATGTGCGGGACATGCCCTACATCGTTGGCTACACCTCCAGCAAGACCAAGCGGGACGAGCTGGTCAAGCTCTGCAAGAAGACCTTCGGCCATGCTCCGCTGACCACCTTCCAGTTGGGTGCGGCCGTCAGCGCCAACACCGGTCCCGATGCCATCGCCATTGCCTTCAAGGGCAAGCCCCGTCATCTGGAGGCCTATGCGCCCCAGCTGCCGTAA
- a CDS encoding tRNA (cytidine(34)-2'-O)-methyltransferase, whose product MPTVNIVLVEPQIPQNSGNIARTCAVTGARLHMVGPMGFAIDDKKLKRAGLDYWHQLDITYYKDLADFFSKNKGPFFYFTSKGPRRHVDVQYPDGAYLVFGREDAGLPEELLVRHEADCVRMPMRRGERCLNLSNAVAVGVYEVLRQWDFAGLETHGQLTRYEWSEDVQ is encoded by the coding sequence ATGCCAACCGTAAACATTGTACTGGTGGAGCCGCAGATCCCCCAGAACTCCGGCAATATTGCACGTACCTGCGCGGTAACCGGAGCGCGGCTGCACATGGTGGGACCGATGGGATTTGCCATCGACGACAAAAAATTAAAGCGTGCCGGTCTTGACTATTGGCACCAGCTTGATATAACATATTATAAGGACCTTGCGGATTTCTTTAGCAAAAACAAGGGGCCGTTCTTTTATTTTACCTCCAAGGGACCGCGCCGCCACGTGGATGTGCAGTATCCCGATGGAGCGTATCTGGTCTTTGGCCGCGAGGACGCCGGCCTGCCCGAAGAACTGCTGGTCCGGCACGAAGCGGACTGTGTGCGCATGCCCATGCGGCGCGGGGAACGCTGTTTGAACCTTTCCAACGCGGTGGCCGTCGGTGTGTACGAGGTATTGCGGCAATGGGATTTTGCCGGGCTCGAGACCCACGGACAGCTGACCCGGTACGAATGGAGTGAGGATGTACAATGA
- a CDS encoding pyridoxamine kinase, protein MSNAPKTVLAIHDLPGFGRAALSVIVPVLSCLGVQAVALPTAVLSTHTGGLGSPAKLSNPGYGPAALAHYHRLGLRFDCIYSGYLADPTQAKLVEQAFELWPQALKVVDPVLGDSGRLYKGLGAEMVPAMYNLCSKADLITPNVTEAALLLGDPLPGVGSAEQAAEQTARLTRIAPQVVVTGVTGVSGGRCIGCVGAARGGQGYFVKTPLIPRMYHGTGDIFGAVLVGRILQGNVPQAAVQAAAAFVADCIRMTPEGADERLGVWLEAALPKLMTQ, encoded by the coding sequence ATGTCCAACGCACCCAAAACCGTATTAGCCATCCATGACCTGCCCGGATTCGGCCGGGCGGCCCTGTCGGTCATTGTGCCTGTGCTGTCCTGCCTGGGCGTGCAGGCCGTGGCCCTGCCCACCGCCGTTCTCTCCACCCACACCGGCGGGCTGGGTTCTCCTGCCAAGCTCTCCAATCCCGGGTACGGCCCCGCCGCCCTGGCACACTACCACCGCCTGGGACTGCGCTTTGACTGCATCTACTCCGGGTACTTAGCCGATCCTACCCAGGCCAAACTGGTGGAGCAGGCCTTCGAGCTGTGGCCTCAGGCACTCAAAGTGGTGGACCCTGTGCTGGGCGACAGCGGCCGGCTGTACAAAGGTCTTGGCGCCGAGATGGTCCCCGCCATGTACAATCTGTGCAGCAAGGCGGACCTCATCACTCCCAACGTCACCGAAGCCGCCCTGCTGCTGGGGGATCCGCTGCCCGGCGTGGGCAGTGCCGAACAGGCCGCCGAGCAGACGGCCCGGCTTACCCGCATCGCACCCCAGGTGGTGGTCACCGGCGTGACCGGTGTTTCGGGCGGGCGCTGCATCGGCTGCGTGGGCGCCGCCCGGGGCGGCCAGGGATATTTTGTCAAAACGCCGCTGATCCCGCGGATGTACCACGGCACCGGCGACATCTTCGGCGCCGTACTGGTAGGGCGGATTCTCCAGGGCAATGTGCCCCAGGCCGCCGTCCAGGCCGCTGCCGCCTTTGTGGCGGACTGCATCCGGATGACGCCGGAAGGCGCCGACGAACGGCTGGGAGTCTGGCTGGAAGCCGCCCTGCCCAAACTGATGACGCAGTGA
- a CDS encoding phosphoglycerate dehydrogenase, whose translation MYTIKTLNAISPVGLAKLPASQFEIDNEAAAPQGILVRSADMHEMPLPESLLAIARAGAGTNNIPIEECTNAGIVVFNTPGANANAVAELVVGALIAGSRNMVDAVQWAQGLKGRDTIAKDVEKGKKQFVGPELRGKTLGVIGLGAIGARVANAAVSLGMEVLGYDPYISIDAAWSLSRSVQHCVTLGDMLPRCDYLTIHVPYLPTTRHTINAQTLAMCKDGVRVLNFARGELVDNAALLDALDSGKVAHYFCDFPTEELLGVKGVECTPHLGASTPESETNCAVMAAAELSDYLKNGNITHSVNLPDVSQPRVGGRRICIIHKNAPGAISAITGILTAAHLNIENMVNKSKKDIAYTLLDVTGEISDTLAAELSGIEPAIRVRIL comes from the coding sequence ATGTATACCATCAAAACGCTGAACGCTATTTCGCCGGTGGGCCTGGCCAAGCTGCCCGCCAGCCAGTTCGAGATCGACAACGAAGCCGCCGCGCCCCAGGGCATTCTGGTGCGCAGTGCCGACATGCACGAGATGCCTCTGCCCGAAAGCCTGCTGGCCATCGCCCGGGCTGGCGCCGGCACCAACAACATTCCCATCGAGGAATGCACCAACGCCGGCATCGTGGTGTTCAACACCCCGGGCGCCAACGCCAACGCTGTGGCGGAACTGGTGGTGGGTGCCCTCATTGCCGGCAGCCGCAACATGGTGGACGCCGTCCAGTGGGCCCAGGGCCTGAAAGGCCGCGACACCATTGCCAAGGATGTGGAGAAGGGTAAAAAGCAATTTGTAGGCCCCGAACTGCGTGGCAAGACGCTGGGCGTCATCGGCCTGGGTGCCATCGGCGCCCGGGTGGCCAACGCCGCCGTTTCGCTGGGCATGGAAGTGCTGGGCTATGACCCGTACATTTCCATCGATGCCGCGTGGAGCCTCTCCCGCAGCGTACAGCACTGCGTCACGCTGGGCGATATGCTGCCCCGCTGCGATTACCTGACCATCCATGTGCCCTACCTGCCCACCACCCGCCATACCATCAACGCCCAGACCCTGGCCATGTGCAAGGACGGTGTGCGGGTACTGAACTTCGCCCGCGGCGAACTGGTGGACAATGCCGCCCTGCTGGACGCCCTGGACAGCGGCAAGGTGGCCCACTACTTCTGCGACTTCCCCACCGAGGAGCTGCTGGGTGTCAAGGGCGTGGAGTGCACGCCTCACCTGGGCGCCAGCACGCCGGAAAGCGAAACCAACTGTGCCGTGATGGCCGCCGCCGAGCTCAGCGATTACCTGAAAAACGGCAACATCACCCACAGCGTCAACCTGCCGGATGTGAGCCAGCCCCGGGTAGGCGGCCGCCGCATCTGCATCATCCACAAGAATGCTCCGGGTGCCATCTCGGCCATCACCGGTATTCTGACCGCCGCGCACCTCAACATCGAAAATATGGTCAACAAGAGCAAAAAGGACATCGCCTACACCCTGCTGGATGTGACCGGCGAGATTTCCGACACGCTGGCAGCCGAGCTCAGCGGCATCGAGCCTGCCATCCGTGTGCGCATCCTGTAA
- the serC gene encoding 3-phosphoserine/phosphohydroxythreonine transaminase: MARVYNFSAGPSMLPEAVLKTAQAELLDYHGSGMSVMEMSHRSKWFDEIIQNTEASLRRVLNIPDNYKVGFFQGGATQQFAMVPLNFLTTGTADYLVTGNFSKKAAEEAAKFGTARIAASSKDKNFTYIPDVKAIDYDPNASYIHICQNNTIFGTKYVDVPQVDGIPLVADMSSMICSEPVDVSKYGVIYFGVQKNVAPAGMAVAIVREDLLGKSAKGITPAQIPTMMNYTTLLEKDSMYNTPPCWCIYMTGLVMDYLEHEVGGLEEMKRRNEAKAKVLYDYLDSQDFYHNPVQKEYRSLMNVTFTSPDADTDKAFCAAATEAGFVNLKGHRLVGGMRASIYNAMPAEGVDKLVAFMEQFRKEHQ, translated from the coding sequence ATGGCAAGAGTATACAACTTCAGCGCCGGTCCGTCGATGCTGCCGGAAGCTGTTCTGAAAACCGCCCAGGCCGAGTTGCTGGATTATCACGGTTCCGGCATGAGCGTGATGGAGATGAGCCATCGCAGCAAATGGTTCGACGAGATCATCCAGAACACCGAAGCCTCCCTGCGCCGGGTGCTGAACATTCCCGACAATTACAAAGTGGGATTTTTCCAGGGCGGCGCCACCCAGCAGTTTGCCATGGTTCCGCTGAACTTCCTGACCACCGGCACCGCCGATTACCTGGTCACCGGCAACTTCAGCAAGAAGGCTGCCGAGGAAGCCGCCAAGTTCGGCACCGCCCGCATCGCGGCCAGCAGCAAGGACAAGAATTTCACCTACATTCCCGACGTGAAAGCCATCGATTATGACCCCAACGCCAGTTACATCCATATCTGCCAGAACAACACGATCTTCGGCACCAAATACGTGGACGTTCCCCAGGTGGATGGAATCCCCCTGGTAGCGGACATGAGCTCGATGATCTGCTCTGAACCGGTGGACGTGAGCAAGTACGGCGTCATCTATTTCGGTGTACAGAAGAACGTTGCCCCCGCCGGCATGGCCGTAGCCATCGTGCGGGAAGACCTGCTGGGCAAGAGCGCCAAGGGTATCACCCCCGCTCAGATTCCCACCATGATGAACTACACCACCCTGCTGGAGAAAGACAGCATGTACAACACTCCTCCCTGCTGGTGCATCTACATGACCGGTCTGGTGATGGATTACCTGGAGCACGAAGTGGGTGGTCTGGAAGAGATGAAGCGCCGCAACGAGGCCAAAGCCAAGGTGCTCTACGATTATCTGGACAGCCAGGATTTCTACCACAACCCGGTGCAGAAGGAATACCGCAGCCTGATGAACGTGACCTTCACCAGCCCCGACGCCGACACCGACAAGGCGTTCTGCGCCGCCGCCACCGAAGCCGGCTTCGTCAACCTGAAGGGGCACCGCCTGGTGGGCGGCATGCGCGCTTCCATCTACAACGCCATGCCCGCCGAAGGTGTGGACAAACTGGTGGCGTTCATGGAGCAGTTCCGCAAAGAGCACCAATAA